The genomic stretch TGGACGGCGAATGTGCGTTACCGATGACTGAGGCGTCCGATCTGCAGCAGCCCGACAGTGTGATGTTCCGCCACGCGGATATCATTACAGAATTGGATAAGCGGCTGGATGCGGTCGCGTGGAAAACTAAAGGGACTGTGGTCCTTAGCGGACTGAAACTCAGAGGCGATCGGGGTCCGGTAGTCGCGGAAGTTGCCAAGGGAGAGCGCGCCTGGCCTTGGGTTGAATTTACCTTCGCCAAGGAGCGTGGAAGACTTGTAGTCTGTGGGTTCAGCATGATGAGTTCGTGGGTGGAATCGCCCACGCCACGGTTTCTGATAGTAAAGGTTTTGGAACGGGTATCTGGCAACAAACTGATAGAGGAATAGGAGAAAGTTATGAAATCAATATGGTTAATTCTTGTGGCAGCAGTTTTTGGGTTGAGACTGGTGGCGGTTGCGGCCGATGTGCCCGCAATTTACCCCACGGCTATCTTTGCGTTTGAGGAGCGGGGCGCGGGAGTCAAGGATTACGGCGCAAAGGTGAGCGACATCCTTTTTGCCAAACTGGTGACCAATCCGGATCTCTATCTGGTGGATCGGCAAGATCTCCGGAAGACACTCGATGAACATGAACTAAATATGTCTGGCATGGTCTCGCCGGATCAGGCTGTCAAGGTTGGGAAACTGACCGGGGCAAAGATTCTGGTGACGGGTTCCATTATCGAAGCTGACAAGACCATGTACTTGGTGGCCAAGATCATTGGTACGGAGACCAGTCGGGTTCTGGGGGAATCCGTGAAGGGGCGGACCAGTGATGAGATCGGGCCGCTTGTTGAACAACTGGCCAAGCAGGTGGGAGATTCGATCGTTAGTAATGCCAATAAATTGGTGGCTAAGGAAGTTCCCATTGCCGACCGTATTGCCGCCGTGAACAAGGCGTTGGGTGACGCCAAACGTCCCACGGTCATCATAAGGGTCCACGAACGCCACGTCGGACTGGCTACGATTGACCCTGCGGCAGAGACGGAACTAATTCTGTTCTGCAAGGAAACAGGTTTCACAGTACTTGATTCGAAGTCGGATGAAAACAAGGCGGACATAGTGATCGAGGGTGAAGGCTTCAGCGAGTTTGCCACCCGCCGCGGCAACATCGTCAGCGTCAAGGCCCGGGTGGAGATCAAGGCCATCGACCGCGCCACCGATAAGATTATCGCTACCGATCGCCAGGCGGTCGTGACGGTCGACCTGACAGAGCTCATCGCCGGCAAAGCCGCCCTCCAAGAAGCCGCCGCCCAGATCGCGGAGCGGTTGTTGCCGAAGTTGGAGAAGAAGTAAATCGACGAACAACCGTTGTTCCATGCGAAGGATCGCTGCGTAACAACAATGGTCGGGAAGGATCATCATGCACATCCACATAGCTGGCATCCCTAGAAATTTCCGATTCTGGAAATGTCTTCGAGCTGCCTTGATGGCATTCATGGCGTTTACCGTTTCGCGGAGCATGGCATCACCAGTGCGTATAGCGATTGTGCCGGTCGGCAGGAGTGCCCATGTCGAACTGGTTTCCGCTGAGTTGCTTGAGCGCGTGGCGAAATGGCAGGGCTGCGAGACGGTGGACCGCACCAGTTTGGCGAATATCCTGCACGAGAAGGCGCTGGACGCGGGAAGTTCCGAAAGTTATGCCGCTCGCATCCAGATGGCGTTGCCTGCGGATGTCTTCGCCTTTGTGGAGCCGGGTTTGATAAGTCCCAAGGCGATAAGGTTGCGAGTCACTGAAGCGCGGAGCGGCGCTGTGCTGTGCGATACTGTGGCATCAGCGGACACGAAGGCAGTGTCATCGTTGCCGATTGAAGTGGCCTTGACCAATGCACTGCAGAAGAAGGTGACGCTGGGCAGTTCGGCGCACTATGTGGCATGGTTGGGCGCGGGGACGGAAGAGACTGAGGGACGGCTGGCG from bacterium encodes the following:
- a CDS encoding CsgG/HfaB family protein — translated: MKSIWLILVAAVFGLRLVAVAADVPAIYPTAIFAFEERGAGVKDYGAKVSDILFAKLVTNPDLYLVDRQDLRKTLDEHELNMSGMVSPDQAVKVGKLTGAKILVTGSIIEADKTMYLVAKIIGTETSRVLGESVKGRTSDEIGPLVEQLAKQVGDSIVSNANKLVAKEVPIADRIAAVNKALGDAKRPTVIIRVHERHVGLATIDPAAETELILFCKETGFTVLDSKSDENKADIVIEGEGFSEFATRRGNIVSVKARVEIKAIDRATDKIIATDRQAVVTVDLTELIAGKAALQEAAAQIAERLLPKLEKK